The genomic window CTGATTTAAAAGTTGTAGCGATTACAGGCCCTAATACTGGCGGTAAAACGGTTGCTTTAAAAAGCCTAGGTCTAGCAGTTTTAATGGCTAAAGCAGGTTTGCTTTTGCCATGCACAGGCTCACCAAGATTACCATGGTGTAAAAACATTTTAGCTGATATTGGTGATGAGCAATCATTACAGCAAAATCTATCAACATTTAGTGGACATATCCTTCGTATAAGTCGAATACTCGATGCTATAGCTCTATTCCCTGGTACGACTCTTGTTCTTTTAGATGAAGTTGGAGCCGGAACTGATCCAACTGAAGGTACAGCTTTAGCTATGGCTCTTTTAAAAATAATGGCGGATAGGGCAAGATTAACTATTGCTACTACTCATTTTGGAGAATTAAAAGCACTCAAATATAGCGATCCAAGATTTGAGAATGCCTCTGTTTCTTTTGATAGTGATACAATAAAGCCAACTTTTCATTTGCAATGGGGAATTCCTGGTCGAAGTAATGCAATAGAGATTTCCAAAAGACTTGGTCTTGATGAAGAGGTAATTAAAAGTGCTCAGAAATTTATCGATCCTGTAAGCGTTGATAACGTTAACCAAGTGATTAGGGGTTTAGAGAAACAAAGAGAACGTCAACAATCAGCAGCTGAGGATGCTGCTGCATTATTGGCTAAAACAGAATTATTACATGAAGAATTACTTGATAGATGGCAGAAACAACGTCAACAATCTGATGAGTTTAATGAAAAAGGAAGATTTAAGTTGGAGTCATCAATTAAAGAAGGTCAAAAAGAAGTTAGACATTTGATTAAACGTTTGCGAGATCAAAATGCTAGTGGTGAGACGGCAAGAGTTGCTGGTCAACGATTACGTCAAATGGAAAAGGGCTATCGAAGCGATAAGCAAATGAAGCATATACAGAGTTGGGCTCCTAAGATTGGAGACAAAGTTAGATTGTCTTCTATTGGTAAAGCAGGTGAAATAATTTCTTTTTCAGATGATGGCATGCAATTAATAGTGCTATGCGGTGTATTTCGGAGCAAAGTAAGTTTGACTGAAGTAGAAAGTCTTGATGGTCAAAAGGTAGAAATAAATCCATTTGTGCAAGTACAAACTTCGCAACTAAGAAAGAATTTATCCTTAGTGCGTACTAAAAAAAATACATTAGATGTAAGAGGTTTACGAGTACATGAAGCGGAGGGGGTAATTGAAGAAAAGTTGAGAAATTGTTCTGGAGCTTTATGGGTTATTCATGGGATTGGTTCTGGAAAATTGAAAAAAGGTTTGAGGAAATGGTTGGATTCACTTTCATATATTGAAAAAGTAGTCGATGCTGAACCTCATGATGGAGGTCCGGGATGTAGTGTTGTATGGATGGTTGATTAAAGTTGGAATAAAAGTTATGAACAGTGTTGTCAAATTATTGAATTTAGCAAGGATGAATTTAAGAATTACTATTTAGTTTATTGATCATAAATATTTCTAAATGCAATTTATTGATCAGGCCATTATTGATGTTAAAGCAGGTTCAGGTGGTGACGGGATCTCTGCTTTTAGGAGAGAAAAGTATGTTCCTGCAGGTGGGCCTGCAGGAGGAGATGGAGGGCAAGGAGGAAATGTTGTTTTAGAAGCTGATGATAATTTGCAAACTCTTTTGGACTTCAAATTTCAAAAATTAATTTCTGCTGAGAATGGTCAGAGAGGTGGTCCCAATAAATGCACTGGGGCATCAGGAAAAGATACTGTTCTTAAAGTTCCATGCGGAACAGAGGTACGACATCTTTCTACAAATATTATTCTTGGTGACTTAACTCACAAAGGTCAGCAACTTATTGTCGCGTTTGGTGGTAAAGGAGGCTACGGTAACGCTCGGTATTTATCTAATAGTAATAGAGCTCCAGAAAAATTTACTGAAGGAAAGGATGGGGAAGAATGGTCATTACAATTGGAGTTAAAACTTTTAGCAGAAGTAGGTATTATTGGTTTACCAAATGCAGGGAAAAGTACATTAATTTCCGTACTCTCCTCTGCAAGACCAAAAATTGCTGATTATCCATTTACAACTTTAATTCCTAATCTTGGAGTAGTCAGAAGGCCCTCAGGAGATGGAACAGTTTTTGCAGATATTCCTGGTTTAATATCTGGAGCCTCAAAAGGCATTGGACTTGGGCATGATTTTCTCCGACATATCGAAAGAACAAAGGTTTTGCTCCATTTAATTGATTCAGCATCAAATGATCCAATAAATGATTTCAAAACTATTAATGAGGAATTAACGTCTTATGGTCATGGCTTAATTTCTAGACCTAGAATTTTTGTTCTTAATAAAAAAGAACTATTAAATGAGGATGCTATTAAAAAACTTCTCAATAAAATTGAGAAATTAACTAAAAAAAAGGTTCATATAATTTCAGCAGTAACGAAATTTGGTCTGGATGATTTGTTGAGTTCTATATGGAACGAACTTGGATATTAATTAATTGTTATGAGTGAATCATAGCTACTTGTCTTAGAGTTAATTCTTGGTCATAACTAAATAGAGTCTTTAAATTTATGGATTTTTACAGTTGTTTTGATGGACAAGGAGAAATTATTGCTCGTTGCCAGACTAATCAAGATATTAATGTTTTAAAGAAAATGGGTAGACCAATAGCTGAGGTACGTCAAATGAAAAATGAGGAGGCAGTTGTATGCTCTTTAACTGGCAGCCCTTCAGATTTTAATATGGATTATTAATTAATTCTTAGCAAGAAGAAGGGGGCAATTTTATTGCCCCCTTCTTCTTGCAAGTTTTTCTCTAAGAATTAATCGTCATAAACTAAGCACTCTGGCTCATCAGGATTAGCGTCGCAGAAAAGTTCAAGAGCATTTGGATCATGCTTATCTTCTGGATGATGCTCTTTATATTCCTCGAGAGAATGAAGCTCATCTGTTAAATGCCTAACTTTAGGATCATTGCCTGAAGCTCTAGCTGTTTGGATCTCCGACTGATCCTTTTGAATATGCTCGTCGATGGATTTCATAGCGTCTTAAGGCAGCAAAATCTTTAACTAATACAAGATAATTATGTCGGGGAAATATTGCACGTGCTTTGTAAATTTGGTTGGATTTCCTCACCATTCGCTGACATGGCACACTTATCGTTTGATCTCGGGAAATTGTTCATAGGTGAATTCCTTGGTGGCTAATTTGTCTTAATATCTGGCGTATTTAGCTTTCTTTGCCGTTCTAAAAAATCAAACACACTTTTATCTCCTATGTCAGCTTCTGCTGGCAGGTTAAATTTTCTAATCCCTAATACCAATAAAAGTAGCGATGAAAGAACTAACAGTGAAAAAGTAAATTTTTCACTAATAAGTTCAGTCAAATGTCCAATAAAAGCAATTGGAATGAATATTGTGATTCCTATTGCCTCTGTTCTTCTAAAACAAAAAAACTCTTTGAAACCGATTCCTGTTAAAGATACAAAAAGTGGTCCAACTAGAAATACCAATTTTGGATTTTCTTTAAGGGAAGAAATAAGGTTTGTTAATCCAAAGTGATATGTAACTATTACTAAACCAATGCAACCAGTTGCCCAAAACAATACAAGTGTTTGATGTAAAGGTCTTAAATATATGTGTATCCATTTAAGACTTAACCCTAAACTGATTCCCAAGCCAGCAAAACTAATCCATACTTGACTAGATCCATTAGTAAACCATTGGAATAGACCTAACGAAAAAAACAAACCACAAAAGAGAATAGACAATCGATAGAAGAGGACTTCTCTCTTGTCTTTGGGGGTTACTATGTAATCTCCATATACTCCTTTAATTGGATTAGAGGATTTAAAATAAGAATTTTCTTCGTTCATAGTTGATAATTAATGATTTATAATTGTTGTTATATCTTCTCCATTAGGAATAATACTACTTGGATTCAAAGGAAATAAAGTTCCAAAATAATCTTGTCTCCAAGAATCAACATCACATGTGTTTTTTATATTGTACATATTAAAAATCTTTTTTCTCCACTTAATTATATTTGGAAATGATGTAATTGGTTTATTGCTACATTTGAATAGTGGGCAATAAATTGTTTCCCATCTGATAATGGTAGGAAAAAGTCTTATATCAGCAATTGTAAGATCTTCTCCACAGAGCCAAGGCCCATTTGATTGAAGATTTTCTTCTATGGTTTTTAGAGCTGAAAACATATCGCTAGAGGCTTTTTCATAAGCTTTTTGATTTCTAGCAAATCCACATTTATAGACTCCATTATTAATACTCTCTTGAATTAAATTCTGCCAGTTATTTATTTGTTGTTTAGATTTGATTGGATTAAGGTCTATTTCTTGTCCATATACAGGCCAGTTATTCAATATTTCTACAAGCTCAGCACTTTCATTGTTTATAAGTCTTGATTTTGATTCGGGTTCATTACCTGGATCGAAAAGCATTGGTACTGTTGCTCTTTTTGATTGATGATTTCCGCATTCTCGATAAAGCTCTTGGAGGGTTTTACATCCTTTTATTGGAGGATCTAATATCCATCTTCCTCCTGCCTTGTCTACTTGTGCGATATGAAGATTGATTGATTTCTGTAATCCTTTGATTTCGTAAATCAACCATGCTCTGTGGGCCCAAGGACAACTTTTGGCAACTATTAAGCCTGGCATTTGATTTGAGGATCTATTTGTTAAATCTTTCTTTGTCGGGATTTGAATTGGTTTTTGAAGATTTAATGGCCTCTTGTAATTTCCATTTGAATCTGATGGAGCAAGACCATTCATTAAAATTTTCCACTCACAATTCCAAATGTTTCTCGCAGCTTTTACAAAAATTGGTGGTATGGTCATAAATTTCTTTTAAGCTTATTTTTATCTATAGGTTTATTGATTAATCATGCCGCTACAGATACTTCTCGTGGCTGGTACACATGGTAATGAAATAAATGGTATCTGGCTTTTTGATGAATGGAATAAATCATCCTTTTTAATAAATACCTACGGAATTAAAACTTGTAAGGTGATTGGAAATCCTCAGGCGACAAAGGCTGGTAAAAGATATATTCACAATGATTTGAATCGAAGTTTCCTTGAGGAATCATTTTTATCTACAAACTCTTCAAATTTTGAGAGAAGTAGAGCAAATGAATTACTTAGTCTTTATGGAGTAGCAGGAGCAAATCCGTGTCAAATAGCTTTAGATTTTCATACAACTACAGCGTCCATGGGTAGTTGTTTGGTTGTTTATGGCAGAAGAGATGCAGATTTGGCGTTGGCTTCTTTAATTCAAAATAAATTAGGCTTACCAATTTATCTTCATGAATCTGATCAGAAACAAACAGGTTTTTTAGTTGAATCTTGGCCTTGTGGACTTGTAGTAGAAATTGGTCCCATAGGTCAGGGACTCTTGAATTCAAGAATTATTTCACAGACAAAATTGATTCTTGAGAGTTTGATGGAACAAATTCATCAAGTTAAGAACTTAAATCTCTTTTTCCCTGAAAAATTGATAGTTCACAGGCATATAAAAAGTATCGATTTACCAAGAGATGAAGAAGGCAATATTAATGGATATGTACATTCTCTGAGG from Prochlorococcus marinus XMU1408 includes these protein-coding regions:
- a CDS encoding endonuclease MutS2; translated protein: MGLIINHDDSSKTQIILESLDLLEWPTVCRHLSTFAVTHQGRKRCESFTLPLDISSSQELLCQTLEIGSLDIAIDGGISFEGVHDLENILLICSKGGIATGEDLLKVAETLRAARKLRKLLFDQLTRPRLSELLIDIATLPDLQKLLEYGLDEGGRIADRASAKLSELRRHMNSVRLQRKDILQDIIRKHSGLLQDNFVSERYGRPVLAFKAGTSDQIKGMVHDSSASGSTIYVEPQAVISIGNRLAKIDSEISDEERRLLANWSKEVGINANVIAHLGEILLKIEFSLARARYSKWLKGVPAILDDEENTSFEIKDFRHPLLVWNDFHTKKKTVIPTSFDVSPDLKVVAITGPNTGGKTVALKSLGLAVLMAKAGLLLPCTGSPRLPWCKNILADIGDEQSLQQNLSTFSGHILRISRILDAIALFPGTTLVLLDEVGAGTDPTEGTALAMALLKIMADRARLTIATTHFGELKALKYSDPRFENASVSFDSDTIKPTFHLQWGIPGRSNAIEISKRLGLDEEVIKSAQKFIDPVSVDNVNQVIRGLEKQRERQQSAAEDAAALLAKTELLHEELLDRWQKQRQQSDEFNEKGRFKLESSIKEGQKEVRHLIKRLRDQNASGETARVAGQRLRQMEKGYRSDKQMKHIQSWAPKIGDKVRLSSIGKAGEIISFSDDGMQLIVLCGVFRSKVSLTEVESLDGQKVEINPFVQVQTSQLRKNLSLVRTKKNTLDVRGLRVHEAEGVIEEKLRNCSGALWVIHGIGSGKLKKGLRKWLDSLSYIEKVVDAEPHDGGPGCSVVWMVD
- the cgtA gene encoding Obg family GTPase CgtA encodes the protein MQFIDQAIIDVKAGSGGDGISAFRREKYVPAGGPAGGDGGQGGNVVLEADDNLQTLLDFKFQKLISAENGQRGGPNKCTGASGKDTVLKVPCGTEVRHLSTNIILGDLTHKGQQLIVAFGGKGGYGNARYLSNSNRAPEKFTEGKDGEEWSLQLELKLLAEVGIIGLPNAGKSTLISVLSSARPKIADYPFTTLIPNLGVVRRPSGDGTVFADIPGLISGASKGIGLGHDFLRHIERTKVLLHLIDSASNDPINDFKTINEELTSYGHGLISRPRIFVLNKKELLNEDAIKKLLNKIEKLTKKKVHIISAVTKFGLDDLLSSIWNELGY
- a CDS encoding CP12 domain-containing protein; amino-acid sequence: MKSIDEHIQKDQSEIQTARASGNDPKVRHLTDELHSLEEYKEHHPEDKHDPNALELFCDANPDEPECLVYDD
- a CDS encoding DUF2301 domain-containing membrane protein, which translates into the protein MNEENSYFKSSNPIKGVYGDYIVTPKDKREVLFYRLSILFCGLFFSLGLFQWFTNGSSQVWISFAGLGISLGLSLKWIHIYLRPLHQTLVLFWATGCIGLVIVTYHFGLTNLISSLKENPKLVFLVGPLFVSLTGIGFKEFFCFRRTEAIGITIFIPIAFIGHLTELISEKFTFSLLVLSSLLLLVLGIRKFNLPAEADIGDKSVFDFLERQRKLNTPDIKTN
- a CDS encoding glutathione S-transferase family protein, whose translation is MTIPPIFVKAARNIWNCEWKILMNGLAPSDSNGNYKRPLNLQKPIQIPTKKDLTNRSSNQMPGLIVAKSCPWAHRAWLIYEIKGLQKSINLHIAQVDKAGGRWILDPPIKGCKTLQELYRECGNHQSKRATVPMLFDPGNEPESKSRLINNESAELVEILNNWPVYGQEIDLNPIKSKQQINNWQNLIQESINNGVYKCGFARNQKAYEKASSDMFSALKTIEENLQSNGPWLCGEDLTIADIRLFPTIIRWETIYCPLFKCSNKPITSFPNIIKWRKKIFNMYNIKNTCDVDSWRQDYFGTLFPLNPSSIIPNGEDITTIINH
- a CDS encoding aspartoacylase, which translates into the protein MMPLQILLVAGTHGNEINGIWLFDEWNKSSFLINTYGIKTCKVIGNPQATKAGKRYIHNDLNRSFLEESFLSTNSSNFERSRANELLSLYGVAGANPCQIALDFHTTTASMGSCLVVYGRRDADLALASLIQNKLGLPIYLHESDQKQTGFLVESWPCGLVVEIGPIGQGLLNSRIISQTKLILESLMEQIHQVKNLNLFFPEKLIVHRHIKSIDLPRDEEGNINGYVHSLRQSKDWHELKKNDELFYKLNGEIIRFEEDEPFIPVFINEAAYVEKNIAMSFTKRELWNFKKEWKQSLIDLIHQK